Proteins co-encoded in one Deinococcus metalli genomic window:
- a CDS encoding LysR family transcriptional regulator yields the protein MRINPEYLVTFNVVAELGSVSKAAEYLNLSQPAVSGQLRALHTLIGEPLYIRHARGITLTPAGFDLLPHAQTLARTMKRVSELAHDKRHRLKTQVQLGVSWTLAPRAVHLAAAFQRGTPTVTIQAAHTPELIARVGRGELDAALTVDASQVLPEGLEARRFSSEDLRLIVPPGHVLNGQGYAPLHALAGEVLLLPMVESSVRKRAAKLLDHAGVSPWAQLELGSFLAVKDALVRGVGVAILPRSLVDAEVDHGLLASVGLESPEVTLGYHAVSAPLALLPTTVREVLDQLTR from the coding sequence GTGCGCATCAATCCGGAGTACCTGGTGACCTTCAACGTGGTGGCCGAACTGGGGAGTGTCAGCAAGGCGGCCGAGTACCTCAACCTCAGCCAGCCGGCCGTGAGCGGTCAGCTCCGGGCGTTACACACCCTGATCGGCGAGCCGCTGTACATTCGTCACGCGCGCGGCATCACCCTCACCCCCGCCGGCTTCGACCTGCTGCCGCATGCCCAGACCCTCGCGCGCACCATGAAGCGCGTCTCCGAACTGGCGCACGACAAGCGCCACCGGCTCAAAACGCAGGTACAACTGGGGGTGTCCTGGACGCTGGCGCCCCGGGCCGTGCACCTCGCCGCCGCCTTCCAGCGGGGCACGCCCACCGTCACCATTCAGGCCGCGCACACCCCGGAACTGATCGCGCGGGTGGGCCGCGGCGAACTCGACGCGGCCCTCACCGTGGACGCCAGTCAGGTGCTGCCTGAGGGCCTGGAGGCGCGCCGTTTTTCGAGCGAAGACCTGCGGCTCATCGTGCCCCCAGGGCACGTCCTGAACGGGCAGGGATACGCGCCGTTACACGCGCTGGCTGGTGAGGTATTGCTGCTCCCGATGGTTGAGTCCAGCGTCCGCAAACGCGCCGCGAAGTTGCTGGATCACGCCGGCGTGTCGCCCTGGGCACAGCTCGAGCTGGGGTCTTTCCTGGCCGTCAAGGACGCTCTGGTGCGCGGCGTCGGCGTCGCCATCTTGCCGCGCAGTCTGGTCGACGCTGAGGTGGATCACGGGCTGCTGGCCAGCGTCGGCCTGGAGTCCCCGGAGGTCACTCTGGGGTACCACGCCGTGAGCGCGCCGCTCGCCCTGCTCCCGACCACCGTGCGCGAGGTGCTTGACCAGCTGACCCGCTAG
- a CDS encoding NAD(P)/FAD-dependent oxidoreductase: MRHQILIIGGGSAGISVAARLRRRDPSLSVAVIEPSEVHYYQPYWTLVGAGIVPKEASVRLESSVMPRGVTWIRDRVERIEPDANAVVLSSGQRVEYEQLVVAPGLRIDWEKVKGLKETLGKNGVCSIYDYQQAEKTWEMIRTFQGGHAIFTAPATPIKCGGAPQKIMFLAEETFVQQGIKHNSQVSFYTGGGVIFGVKVYADALQKVADRKDLDYKFKHDLHEIRPESREAVFCKTTDAGLEEVVVKYDLLHVVPPMSAPAFVQESPLALQEGPLKGWMAVDHTTLQSTTHPNVFGLGDVIGTPNAKTGAAIRKQAPTVVTNLLAARQHLTMTGAYDGYGSCPLVTGRGKLILAEFNYKNEATPSFPFDQAKERYDMYLLKRHGLPFLYWNLMLKGLA; encoded by the coding sequence ATGCGGCACCAGATCCTGATTATCGGCGGCGGTTCGGCGGGCATCTCCGTAGCGGCCCGCCTGCGCCGCCGCGATCCCTCGCTGAGTGTGGCGGTCATCGAACCCAGCGAAGTGCACTACTACCAGCCGTACTGGACGCTGGTCGGGGCCGGCATCGTACCCAAGGAAGCCAGCGTCCGACTGGAATCCAGTGTTATGCCGCGTGGCGTGACCTGGATCCGTGACCGCGTCGAGCGAATCGAGCCGGATGCAAACGCCGTCGTCCTGTCCAGCGGCCAGCGTGTCGAATACGAGCAACTCGTCGTCGCGCCAGGGCTGCGGATCGACTGGGAGAAGGTCAAAGGCCTGAAAGAAACGCTCGGGAAGAACGGCGTGTGCTCTATCTACGACTACCAGCAGGCCGAGAAGACCTGGGAGATGATTCGTACCTTCCAGGGCGGCCACGCCATCTTCACCGCGCCCGCCACGCCCATCAAGTGCGGCGGCGCGCCACAGAAGATCATGTTCCTGGCCGAGGAAACCTTCGTCCAGCAGGGCATAAAGCATAACAGTCAGGTCAGCTTCTACACCGGTGGCGGCGTCATCTTCGGTGTGAAGGTGTACGCCGACGCGCTCCAGAAAGTCGCCGACCGCAAAGACTTGGACTACAAATTCAAGCATGATCTGCACGAGATCCGCCCCGAGTCGCGCGAGGCGGTGTTCTGCAAGACGACCGACGCTGGTCTGGAAGAAGTCGTCGTCAAGTACGACCTGCTGCACGTGGTGCCCCCCATGAGCGCTCCGGCCTTCGTGCAGGAGAGCCCGCTGGCCCTCCAGGAAGGCCCTCTCAAGGGCTGGATGGCGGTCGACCACACGACCCTCCAGAGCACCACGCACCCCAACGTTTTCGGTCTGGGCGACGTGATTGGCACGCCGAACGCCAAGACCGGCGCGGCCATCCGCAAGCAGGCCCCCACCGTCGTGACCAACCTGCTCGCGGCGCGCCAGCACCTAACCATGACCGGGGCATACGACGGCTACGGGTCGTGCCCGCTGGTGACCGGGCGCGGCAAACTGATCCTGGCCGAATTCAACTACAAGAACGAGGCCACGCCGTCGTTCCCCTTTGATCAGGCCAAGGAGCGGTACGACATGTACCTGCTCAAACGGCACGGCCTGCCGTTCCTGTACTGGAATCTGATGCTCAAGGGCCTGGCCTGA
- a CDS encoding ATP-binding protein encodes MTGQSAHTPHSAIWARSSTGPTPTGTGLGLSVVKHVVQTHGGQATFTPASPHGRRVTLHDQADDASAPA; translated from the coding sequence ATGACGGGCCAGAGCGCCCACACGCCGCATTCCGCCATCTGGGCGAGGAGTTCTACCGGGCCGACACCCACTGGAACCGGACTGGGCCTGAGTGTCGTCAAGCACGTCGTGCAGACTCACGGCGGCCAGGCCACTTTTACTCCGGCCTCGCCTCACGGCCGGCGCGTGACGCTTCATGATCAGGCCGACGACGCCTCAGCGCCGGCCTGA
- a CDS encoding replication initiator protein A, whose protein sequence is MTDEPIKTTERRDERNIARLGIISIQSRVNDEVRTWTAEFEIDGRPYRVECAAPYGRPHGIDTDIILAAQTLFVRNGCPEHDWLHTTAYELRGAAGLPDNGRTYGRLRDSLKRLWSTGFLVGEGWHDPVRGRRVWSSDTLRYIERIRYHEMDSELEQLPGLDPSATLSIKLGEQLAQSIRERHVQVLDGRLLVQLEQPPARALYRLLEAHRVDFSGERRMTLEVTLVDWRLACGIQTERPELVRRALAPAHDELRSIGYLADVVITGRGTAQTIRYHFAEAGAPDPALVDLLIGAGVGRTAAASLVGDHGDRVEIAVAFVRHRQREGGVKNPAGLVVDFLRNDGKYVLPEHLGTARPSVTAVRAVEALQRAEELADQETLRERSRVAALSPSQQYDEVRPSLRLLLKPLGKDLMEVFEERCRTGVLLALDERDQAAAAMADLRIQEHLDALRKRLQQPA, encoded by the coding sequence ATGACTGACGAACCCATCAAAACCACTGAGCGCCGGGACGAGCGAAACATCGCTCGCCTCGGCATCATCAGCATCCAGTCCCGGGTCAATGATGAGGTTCGCACCTGGACGGCCGAGTTTGAGATCGACGGTCGCCCCTACCGCGTCGAGTGCGCGGCGCCCTACGGACGCCCGCACGGTATCGATACCGACATCATTTTGGCCGCCCAGACCTTGTTCGTTCGTAACGGCTGCCCAGAGCACGACTGGCTGCACACCACTGCCTACGAGCTTCGCGGCGCGGCTGGACTGCCAGACAATGGCCGCACGTATGGCCGGCTTCGAGATAGTCTGAAAAGGTTGTGGAGCACGGGTTTCCTGGTGGGTGAGGGCTGGCATGACCCGGTGAGGGGACGCCGCGTGTGGAGTTCGGACACGCTGCGGTACATCGAGCGTATTCGGTACCACGAGATGGACAGCGAACTCGAGCAGCTGCCCGGCCTGGATCCTTCGGCGACCCTCAGCATCAAGCTCGGGGAGCAGCTCGCCCAGAGCATCCGCGAGCGGCATGTGCAGGTGCTCGACGGGCGCCTGCTGGTGCAGCTCGAGCAACCCCCGGCGCGGGCCCTCTACCGGCTGCTGGAGGCCCACCGGGTGGACTTCAGCGGTGAACGCCGGATGACGCTGGAGGTCACCCTGGTCGACTGGCGACTGGCCTGCGGTATTCAGACCGAGCGTCCAGAACTCGTCCGCCGAGCCCTCGCGCCGGCCCACGACGAGCTCAGGTCGATCGGCTACCTGGCCGACGTGGTCATCACCGGTCGTGGGACAGCGCAGACGATCCGGTACCACTTTGCCGAGGCTGGTGCGCCTGACCCCGCGCTTGTCGACCTCCTGATCGGCGCGGGGGTAGGGCGAACCGCAGCCGCGTCACTGGTCGGCGATCACGGTGACAGGGTCGAGATCGCCGTCGCGTTCGTCCGACACCGCCAGCGCGAGGGGGGGGTCAAAAATCCTGCGGGACTGGTCGTCGACTTCCTCCGGAACGACGGGAAGTACGTCCTCCCAGAACATCTTGGTACGGCGCGGCCATCCGTTACGGCCGTGCGGGCTGTGGAAGCCCTCCAGAGGGCTGAGGAACTGGCCGATCAGGAAACCCTGCGTGAACGGTCGCGCGTGGCCGCCCTGAGCCCCTCACAGCAGTACGACGAGGTGCGCCCCTCGCTCAGGCTGCTCCTCAAGCCATTGGGCAAGGATCTGATGGAGGTCTTTGAAGAACGCTGCCGCACGGGCGTACTTCTGGCGCTCGACGAGCGGGATCAGGCTGCTGCGGCCATGGCCGACCTGCGCATCCAGGAGCATCTCGACGCCCTGAGAAAGCGTCTGCAACAGCCGGCGTAG
- a CDS encoding ParA family protein, translating into MANLKGGAGKTTTAVYLANALAIEGRTLLIDADPQGSALSWSETAGSFPLPVVSAPVKDLSRRVPQLADGFLHVVIDTPPGELAITRSAMLAAEIVLIPIPPSLMDLDRLRPTLEMLADLEGLHTPQIVCLLTRVRRGTRSSRAAREVLTELGMNVLDAEVSLREAYANAFGLPLTEDLGEYADVLADLHGKVRA; encoded by the coding sequence GTGGCCAACCTCAAGGGTGGGGCCGGCAAGACCACGACAGCGGTTTACCTGGCCAATGCACTCGCGATCGAGGGTCGTACCCTGCTGATCGACGCCGACCCCCAGGGGTCCGCACTGTCGTGGAGCGAGACTGCAGGCTCCTTTCCACTACCGGTGGTGTCCGCGCCGGTCAAGGATTTGAGCCGAAGGGTGCCGCAGCTCGCCGACGGATTCCTCCACGTGGTGATCGATACGCCGCCAGGTGAACTGGCCATCACGCGCTCGGCCATGCTCGCTGCCGAGATTGTGTTGATTCCCATCCCGCCCAGCCTGATGGATCTTGACCGGCTGCGCCCCACCCTCGAGATGCTGGCCGACCTCGAGGGCCTGCATACTCCGCAGATCGTCTGTCTGCTCACCCGGGTTCGCCGCGGTACCCGCAGCAGCCGCGCGGCCCGCGAGGTGTTGACCGAGCTGGGGATGAATGTTCTGGACGCCGAGGTGTCCCTCCGCGAGGCGTATGCGAACGCGTTTGGACTGCCGCTTACAGAAGATCTCGGAGAGTACGCCGATGTGCTCGCAGATCTGCACGGGAAGGTGCGCGCATGA